A window of Cydia fagiglandana chromosome Z, ilCydFagi1.1, whole genome shotgun sequence genomic DNA:
AACGAACAATCattgttattttttgtgacTAATCATAAAATTCTTCACAGACAATTGATTTCAACTCAATTACTGGGCAGTCATTCGTGTAATGaaatatgaataataaattGCCATTTTCTGTGCAGATTGCAACCAGCATTATACTCAATATGAGTTACaaattgatttttatattttattgtgtaagtttTGTTAACATAGTATTCCCACTATGAAACCAATAATTCACATTTAAACGTTTCTTATTCATAAGTGTTAATTAACACGCACACTAATTATAGTCTAAAATAAATACAGGATTGTAGGTACAAGTAAAATGTTTTCtgttccttttttatttctagGTTTATTTCTCAGCAGCTAAGCCAACCAAACATTTCCTACATGAGGGTTTAGATCAGGCCAAGGATATAGCGTCAATGCTTTTATCAAACCACTTTGTAGCGAAAGAATCCGACTTGCCTAAAACAGCTGTGGTCGCTCAAGGTAACTAGGTAtactttgaaatattttttggaAAGCTTAAGTATTGGTAAGCGTAAGCATTACATTATAATAGTAAGTACGTATTGTATAACATAGGGCATTTGTCAATCATTGTAGGTCACTTTTTTTGTTCAACAATTATCTGTACACCCacttatgaatattatagttaaCTGTAATTTACTTTTTACCTTTTTAGATTCAAATGATGATAccacaattttgttttcaaaattATCTGATCCAGAATTAATTTCAttgcttaaaaaaaaacaaaagcaaGACAATTTTGATGGAACAGATATCAAAACCATTGGGAAAAGtataaataaggaaaaaaaacgaaataatagAAAAGATACTTCTCTACATGTTCCTTATAAAGGCACAGATCGTGGATCAGCTTTCTTTAGAATAGATAATAAGGAAGTCGAACCTTACAACGTTAAAGTTGGCGCTGACCCAAATTATATGGCACAtcaaaaaatccaaaatttgttGCATATTGGTCCTGTATCAAATATCCTTGACATTAGTAGCGACGAAATTGAAGAAAACAAAGAACTCTTGTTTGATATATTAACAGCACAATTAAAAAAGTTATGCTGCAAGTCtagtaaaacaaaaaaaacaaaagaggCAAATGTGAACTTACCATCATATGAGCCTTTATTAAGTATCTCTAATTCACATGACAACAATCAGTCAACAAACCTGCAGTATGAACAAATGTTCCTCATTATCAACGATGAAATTCCAAATGACCAAGGCTCAGATATTATATATGTAGACCCTGACAGTCTTAGTCAAAACAGCAGTGTTGTTTTACTTGGACCTATTACAACGCCATTAAATGATCCTCAACTTAATATTGTGGTAAGGAAAAGAACGTTACATTTAAAGCTATTATACTTTGTATGTTGATTgtgtacctgcaataatatgttacttttcAAAGGTTGCAAAAATAtgcgacacgctcttatggctctacaaataggatagtgtcagatatttttgcggcattcgttgtgtaacatattattacaggtgcctgtattttatttattttatggagtTATTAGGAtaggtcatcatcatctcagccataagacgtccattgctgaacataggcctcccccatgaGATAGGTACCcatataaaattattgtttttagaTGAAGCGCATTACAATGGAATTATCAAAACCAGAATATGTTCCACTTCTGCAAGAACTTTCAGAGGGTACATTTAACAAAGATAACACTCGTTTGTTCAAGAGTTTGGTCAGTGGATCAAATACTCGAAGATATGTCAAACCTCATAGGTGTAATCAACGATATCCACTTAGCCAAGGTCCAAAGTGGCTGGTTTGTACAGGATATTTGAATATAAACACCCCGAGTTTATATGATTAAATGGTGAAAGATACGTACATAGTTTGCTTTATTCTATAAACAGTATGAGTACCTACATGCTATCATTAAATTCAACATAACATTGAATTGAATTACTTATTAACTACTGTCACCTTTAGGTtacaaaaaacatgaaaatTCTTTGCGATGAAATAAGATAGGTGCTGTGAGTCGAGAATAACAGTTTGTTATTGTCGTTTGTCATACTCAGAAAATTATGGAAATATGAAAATACGGTGTGCACTGAACCGTCTAAGGACTGGTATTGGCAACTGTGCGTACCTCTGGCACAAGTGGGGGTGGAGCGAGTCGGCGGCGTGCGAGTGTGGACACCCAGAACAGACCATACATCACATGATATTTCAGTGCCCTAGCTGTTACCAGATATAATGGCCCGGTTGAGGATTTTAAAAACCTGACAACAAACGCGAGTTTGTATCTGCGGAATTGTAAATTTTGATGTTAAGTGTAAATTTAATAAGTGTGACTattgccatacgataaataaataaatatggaaaTAACTAAACAGGAACTGATGGGTAAGATCAAATGGACCTTCTCGGATTAATAATATCTTAGAACTCCCTGTCACAATAAAATTCATAAGGTACCTAAATTCTTTGGTAAGTACCTAATCGACTCTTAACGTGAGATGCGCAAAAAGTATCATCTTGCTGGTTCACAAGAGATTTAAACAACTAACCGGTAATTTGATTATTGCGTCTCTGGAGTTGTAGACTATTAAGACAAACCTAGAGATCCATAGCTCCTACTCGAAATGCGTAGAAAAACAGAAgttaaatgtaggtatacacAAGTAGATACTCGGCGTTACGGGCGCACCCGTAACCAACTGATTCAATGACGCAATTCATGCTATGAATATTATTCCGTGCAGAATTCCGTTCCGTCTAATGGGAAATGGGTATGAGATGGCTTACCgtgaaaaacaaaaattaaaattgtgttATCGCTCTCAGATACAGAaattttgaaatagtttttcACGGTAGGGCGTATGAATTCCCATACATTCGTGTCACATATCAATGACAGTGTGTGAACTATGGTATGTGACAAACTTATGCAGCTTGTCGTGTTCGAGTCTTTATGAAAATACATggtcacaaaataaaaataatggaatagtgattattagaaaaaatattgtaattatAAGTCGTTTGTGCAATTGTAATttgaattatatatttaatttttgttattaATTCCTTAATCTGGTTGAATTATtcgtttttataaatatgtgcatttacataaattacataatttattgATTAATTATCTGCAGTATACATTTTACCCGTTTCTAAGACATCATAGTGAGTATGACAACACTATGACCTTGTGTCGGTCGGCTCGGTCGGCTACAATGTCGGTGAAAGATGTCGGCATAATTACCacagaaaatttaatataatttatattagacAAGATTAAAAAcagggctgccagatcgtataataggctacgaaattcgtataatgaaattattttcgtatacatgtcgtatagttggtcagtcggtataattggatacgaaaaaaacaccgatgttaaactattgtcaatgcttcaaaaaacagtgtgccaatactgttaagccaagcgcgcaccacgattttttgtcgcgcgataatttagtcgcagaaatgtaacgtatgggtttatatggcggtgcgcgcatatgcgacaaaaaaatcgcagcgattttaaaattgtgattggtacatttttccgcgacagcgcgcgacgcgattgtcgcaaagtgaattgcagcatacgaagctgtatggccccgcgcgcactgcgataataaaatcgcagccgggacctcagtcggcatttcgccctccaagcgtcaacatatcggaacctgcttctccaatggagttaagcccgctccacactcgtgcgcgaatcgcggcgcgaagccgcgaacgcgagtctggagtcgatttcgcatatcagcgaactagactccacactcacgttcgcggcttcgcccgcgattcacgcgcatagtctggagggcgctttacaAGATGAGActctagatgttgaccgtttaattatagaaatagaaggagatcacctttgtggtataaatactcagtcatacagcgattgcatattgtttcacgacaagcgactggtacgacatccatgtcgagaatgaacaaatcgtcgagtttttcatcgcagtgcgcgcactgaaatttctgcgataaattacagcgcgattctaaaatcgtgtcgcaaaaattaaaatcgtggtgcgcgcttggcgttatacgatttaatggaacggcaactacttaaatacacgtcaacgcgggctataaccgcgaaaatccaagtgcgcaaattgcgggcatctttctttgtcactcttattacgctgtcattggagtaaaagagaaagatccccgcaatttgggggcttaccgcaaaagccgaaattcaccagttattaaaaaatcgatttaaaataatagtttttttttgtactcgtataatgcaatcaaatttcgtataattgcgggCACAGGATCGCATAATCAAGATTTATAAACTGGCAGCCCtgattaaaaattaaatgttgAGAGCAGCAACACCTGCAAAACtgtcaaataaattttaaaaagaaTCAAGCTTGAGCTGAGCTGACTTTGGATCGATATATGATACGAACAATATCAATGGATTTTATACATTAACTTACGTATTGATTATCACTTTTATTAATGAGTTCTACTATATGACAATCAAAGCTTTTGTAATAATGGATATACCATTTCCTGAAACGACACCGCGTTTCATCGACTCGAAATGGTTTAGTGCAGACACCCCTTGCGACGAAGACGCAGAGTTGACGGCTTTGGAGCAATCAAACCAGAACTGGGTATGTTTATTGATACATGTTtatattaaccttttgaccgccaaagaCGGAGACTCCGTCACGGCAATAATCAAAGCTAGATCAATAATTGAAGCTAGATCAATAATTGCAGCTAGATCAATAATCGAAGCTAGATCAATAACGAACACCTTGGACTTGAGACCATTTTGGTTAGCGAGActtggcgttcaaagggttaatacCCTGGTAAGTAGACAACGACAACACGGCATATTGTTTGGTGTAGTTTAAATTTATTTCGTTGCAGTTAAGTAATGTTGGGCAGCAATACAAGGCTCGGGCGCCGCTGGGTAAGGCCGACCCGGAGCCCATGGAGGAGTGTGAGTCGGAAGAGGAAGAGGGTAAGCTCTTTGTCTAATTATTATCTGTATTAACTTATATTAAAGTGTTCTGtcaaaaaaaatgtaagtaccttTAACAGCTTCTTGGTGGGATATCGCGAAATTGTTACACTAGAATTAAACAATTCAAACTTAAGtcaagatttaaattaaaagttaATTAAAACTGGATTAATTATTCTAACACAGATTTATGCATTGGAATTGCGTTAAGTTTATATTATGGTAATTAAAATGAATCATTTAGTATTTATTTCTTTGCCTCAATTgaagtttatttttaacatattttAAGTTCATTAATAATGCTTTTATGGCTTACTGTATCTTTTCTTACTCATCGATTTATTAACTACATTTCAAGATGTTTAAATTGAGCCCAAGCTtttcataatataaataataaatacaccaAATTGAACTTATGAAGCCCTAAGATACTGGGAAGCTGTAGAGATTAAACAAGGTAAACCTCAGTCAAAGAAATATATGGATTACAGAATGAAGCTGTTGAGGCAGTGAGTTGGTAAAAGCATGGTTACTTTAATCATTACTCCAAAGGAAATTAGTGTGTAAAGTTTATTATGAAATTTTACCGCGATGGCAGGTTGTTCGTCAAAACTTCATATTGTTTTATAACCTGGACGCACCTATGCATCTCGTTAATGCCAGTTAAAAAATCAGGGGAAATCTgctttttcttgtcactcgtGCAACAAAGTTATGGGCAACCGATAGTGTTTAAATAAAACATGCCTTTGTTGCTAATTATAAGCTACTTCCATAAAAAAAACCATCTGCGGCTTAAGGGGGACTGCTGGTATTGTCCCCTGGCTGTCGAGACAGAATTACAATAACAAATATTTGATCCTGATGATAGTTTGTCAGTTTGGTTGggttttaaccctttaccaggccccgAAGAACCAGCGTGTCTTAATACGTACTTTATATGCTGTTGCAACCGTATTGAAcgccttgtaaaaaatgtatttatgaaagtcggagatcttcctctaaaccagaaataaaaatgtgggttaCGGTTATCCCATCGCCTGTCTAAGTAATGAACTGTCATACTAGATTTTGTCTTATTATATTCTTGATCAGGCCAAGGGATATATTCcacccacatcttatatcggttaTAATAGTCAAGGTTTAACTCCAAATCTCCTACGAACCATTATATCAATCactgaaaacattattttatgatcttcattcaTGGCACGCTTCAAAAtccaataatatatctttagcAGCCATTTAAATCCACTTGACCAGTGATGTTagtggtttgtttacaaattcgAACACTTTACTGAATTTAAGAAAAACACAAGCAGATATATAGAaccattttttgttattttcatgattttaatGATTGTAAGGTAATATAATCATATATTTTGCTAAATACTCCTGCGTCCTTGTGATATGACCAGAATtaggatgtgggatgactctaTCCCATTGCCTGGCTAGAATTTGCCTGTGTGGGAACTATTCTTCCCATGACCCGATTAGATTTTGGGGCTCTTtggtttttgttatttatttttaagtatacaggctgtatcaaaaatacgagtaggtacctaattcgtTTAAGGGCATTCTCGGtacgtatttattttttgtaagtataataaaataactaccgATAATATATCCTGagggacggtacggtcgacatttgtcgggtaTGTCGCCGTCTTATATAttattactagcgacccgcccccgcTTCGCACGGGTGCAATGCTGATActaaatacttatacatatacatataaacctTCCTCTTGAATCACTCTATCTATTAAagaaaaccgcatcaaaatccgttGCGTAGTTTCAAAGATTTAAGCATACAAAGGGACATAGGGACAGAGAaagcgactttgttttatactatGTAGTGATGTATCTACATTATCTAGTCGATGGGAAAATGCTGGGCGGACTGTGCTGCAAAAGCTGTGGTGGTTTCCGCAGAATTTTCAGTGGGCTCATTCGGGTCAGACAGCTACAAGAATTGTACTGTCCATATTGTGGAGAACAATTATTTGATTAGAAAAAAAGGTTTAAGTTTGTTTGTAATGGAGGGCCCGAAGTTAtggtatcaatattattttttccgtAGTAAAACTGtaagcgtttttttttttgtaataacctCAGCAACAAGcaataaaataatgttcatgAAAAGAATGgtgtttttgtatttgtctAACTGCAAACATCGTTTATATTACAAGgcgatcaatccaaatgggtcagtatggagatgTCAGAAACTTTgtgagatagcgaaatctgttcttaggaaccatagCTTCGATTTAATAATAAGGGCATTCAAACGTTTTTTCAATcttgacccatttggattgatcagcCTGTATATTTGTAACACAGTCTCACACCTAGACAGGCAATGGGATAAATACTTACCTCATTACTTTTTGGTTAAAAGCAAcacaattattcaattttatgaTACTATCTACAAGAAGAAATTCTTCAGGGAAAGCCTTTAAAAGGAGATTTTATAGCTAGGTACATGAATTCGCTCTAGGTTGAAcacaaaaactgttttattacttacgtgagtttttatgacatgacaagACAATTTACCGGGCCATGGGAAAAATAGCTCCCACACAGTTAAACTCTAATAAGGCCATGGGATAATGTCAACCCACATCCTAATTCTGGTCATACACAATAATGCATGAATATTTAGCAATGTTTACGATTACATTTGCTTTCAACACTCAAAatctacaaaatatcaaaaaattgttcgatctatgtacttctgtttcatagaaattatgGAAAGTGTTCGAATTTCTCCGTAGTTTGCTGAAATTAGCGTTCAAGTGAATTGAAATGGCTGCCAAAGATATATTACGCAATTTAGAAGCGTGTTGtgaatgaagatcataaaataatattttcagggattgacaaaatattttgtaggtggtttggagttaaaacctgactacggtaaccgatataagatgtgggtggaatatttcccttggcctggtaaagggttaacatCTACTGACACAGGAGTATCCTATTATTCTATGGCTCTTATTTGCGAGTCAtaggaataaaaaaaacatgggcATGTAAGGGACCGACAACCGTTACTTGAATCTATGTAAACTTTGCCATACTACTACTAACTAGCTATTGTTTCTGCAAATCGACTTAAATCGATGGTCTGCCGCTTTTGTTTCATGCTACCGTATTGAACCCGTTTTGGCCCCAATTTCTGTTTCGTCTACGGACTCCATATCCGTGTCCAACATATGTGAGCCGGTAAGTGGTGTTTATCTAGATGATTTTGGCAAACAGTTGTTCGCAAGCTAATATAAGACACCTACAAAAGAGCTACCTAGATCAATAAGTAAAAGACACACTGAAGTAAGTAGGCCCCACTTATAAGCGCTTGATACATCTGACTTAATTCATGACCAGCAAGCAACGGAATTCTCCTTGTACTAAGCTGTTTTATAAAAAATAGCATTCTGCttcagaaatattttttttattgaataa
This region includes:
- the LOC134678169 gene encoding uncharacterized protein LOC134678169 is translated as MNNKLPFSVQIATSIILNMSYKLIFIFYCVYFSAAKPTKHFLHEGLDQAKDIASMLLSNHFVAKESDLPKTAVVAQDSNDDTTILFSKLSDPELISLLKKKQKQDNFDGTDIKTIGKSINKEKKRNNRKDTSLHVPYKGTDRGSAFFRIDNKEVEPYNVKVGADPNYMAHQKIQNLLHIGPVSNILDISSDEIEENKELLFDILTAQLKKLCCKSSKTKKTKEANVNLPSYEPLLSISNSHDNNQSTNLQYEQMFLIINDEIPNDQGSDIIYVDPDSLSQNSSVVLLGPITTPLNDPQLNIVMKRITMELSKPEYVPLLQELSEGTFNKDNTRLFKSLVSGSNTRRYVKPHRCNQRYPLSQGPKWLVCTGYLNINTPSLYD